A section of the Corynebacterium auris genome encodes:
- a CDS encoding LpqB family beta-propeller domain-containing protein gives MRTRRLAAVAVVATAATALGSCATLPSNTEPHVLRSFEPQAAQAPEIAPQPGSDPDLLLRDFFAALAVPTANYEAARNFLREGTREAWQPTGEILVVDRLNITTVAGGGAGRRAFSVQGNVIGEVTVGGVFTPARALYDATIELEQVDGEWRISSLPSGVVIERTELRNKYQPHNLYFYDPNAAVLVPDRRWIFAEWDSLSSVLLNLLIDGPSERLQPAVSFTLPADVGFTGFENGAYNFTGFGSVSEADRLRFAAQVVWVLAQAGTNGPISITADGDPLVPGIDSFTTDDFADVHPMSDAAGEQSAYALFGGSLFQLSGGQAESVAGPLGSSGEIVSADVNRAGDVAVVAGQEGNQRLELGKLPDPLTEVATAGSFTRPTFEMGSAAVWVVADGTRVLRAVRSAATGEVSASEVNVDLPEGVEGNMSVLRLSQTGARAVLVIDGHLYTGVVAVDGAGARRLVNVIEYAPDLGGSVIAADWNLDGSLLVGTNSAGAPVVRVEQDGSSATVLSSGNLTAPVVAVASSGSMYFATDANGTLQLPSSGTPDNPNWREVPGLQGVRSLPIVAR, from the coding sequence ATGCGCACTAGGAGGCTGGCGGCCGTCGCAGTTGTGGCGACGGCCGCGACCGCCCTGGGCTCGTGTGCGACGCTGCCGTCGAATACGGAGCCGCACGTGCTGCGCTCCTTCGAGCCGCAGGCTGCCCAGGCCCCGGAAATCGCGCCGCAGCCCGGCAGCGATCCGGACCTGCTTCTGCGTGATTTCTTCGCTGCGCTCGCCGTGCCCACCGCCAACTACGAGGCGGCGCGCAACTTCCTGCGCGAGGGAACGCGCGAGGCCTGGCAGCCGACGGGCGAAATCCTCGTCGTGGACCGGCTCAACATCACCACGGTGGCAGGCGGCGGCGCCGGTCGGCGCGCCTTCAGCGTGCAGGGCAACGTCATCGGCGAAGTCACCGTCGGCGGCGTGTTCACGCCGGCCCGCGCGCTGTACGACGCGACCATAGAGCTCGAGCAGGTCGACGGGGAGTGGCGCATCTCCTCGCTGCCCAGCGGGGTTGTCATCGAGCGCACCGAGCTGCGCAACAAGTACCAGCCCCACAACCTGTACTTCTACGACCCGAACGCCGCCGTGCTCGTCCCCGACCGCAGGTGGATCTTCGCCGAGTGGGACTCGCTGAGCTCCGTGTTGCTCAATTTGCTTATCGACGGCCCATCCGAGCGCCTCCAACCCGCAGTGAGCTTCACCCTGCCGGCCGACGTCGGGTTCACAGGTTTTGAAAACGGGGCGTACAACTTCACCGGCTTCGGCTCCGTGAGCGAGGCGGATCGGCTTCGCTTCGCCGCCCAGGTGGTGTGGGTCCTGGCGCAGGCGGGGACGAACGGGCCGATCAGCATTACCGCCGACGGCGACCCGCTGGTGCCCGGCATCGACAGCTTCACCACCGACGATTTCGCGGACGTCCACCCAATGAGCGACGCGGCCGGGGAGCAGAGTGCCTACGCGCTATTTGGCGGCAGCCTGTTCCAGCTCAGCGGGGGCCAGGCCGAATCGGTCGCCGGCCCGCTCGGTAGCAGCGGGGAGATCGTGTCGGCGGACGTGAACCGCGCGGGCGACGTCGCGGTCGTCGCCGGGCAAGAGGGAAACCAGCGCCTCGAGCTCGGGAAACTGCCGGATCCCCTCACGGAGGTCGCCACCGCCGGCAGCTTCACGCGGCCCACCTTCGAGATGGGAAGCGCCGCGGTGTGGGTGGTCGCGGACGGCACGCGGGTTCTGCGAGCGGTGCGCTCCGCGGCCACCGGGGAGGTCTCCGCCAGCGAGGTCAACGTCGACCTGCCCGAGGGTGTGGAGGGCAATATGTCCGTGTTGCGCCTGTCTCAGACGGGGGCGCGCGCCGTCCTCGTCATCGACGGGCACCTGTACACCGGTGTCGTCGCGGTCGACGGCGCCGGGGCGCGCAGGCTCGTCAACGTCATTGAGTACGCGCCTGACCTGGGCGGCAGCGTCATCGCGGCGGACTGGAACCTAGACGGGTCTTTGCTGGTGGGCACGAACTCCGCCGGGGCGCCCGTGGTGCGGGTGGAGCAGGACGGCTCCTCGGCGACCGTGCTCTCCAGCGGCAACCTCACAGCCCCGGTGGTCGCGGTCGCGTCCTCCGGCAGCATGTACTTCGCCACCGACGCGAACGGTACGCTGCAGCTGCCTTCCTCGGGTACGCCCGATAACCCGAACTGGCGAGAGGTACCCGGCCTGCAGGGCGTGCGTTCGCTGCCCATCGTGGCCAGGTAG
- a CDS encoding ComF family protein, whose product MLELLLPRRCAGCAAPGEHLCGACRAALSAPPQRVSPPTFPHVPVFAFGPYVGAHRGLVLAMKERNNLAVRRHAGAVLAAGLETLAARGEIPEKVGLVPAPTRAKAARARGGDPVEALCRASGRPTWPVLSLASGTADQSTLGAQQRRENLSGRVAATGAPAGALVVVDDVVTTGATLQASVEKLLALGGDVVACLVLCAA is encoded by the coding sequence GTGCTGGAGTTGCTGCTTCCCCGGCGCTGCGCCGGCTGCGCCGCGCCGGGCGAACACCTCTGCGGCGCCTGCCGCGCGGCGCTGAGCGCGCCGCCGCAGCGGGTCAGCCCTCCCACGTTTCCGCACGTGCCCGTCTTCGCCTTCGGGCCGTACGTCGGCGCCCACCGGGGGCTGGTGCTGGCGATGAAGGAGCGCAACAACCTGGCGGTGCGCCGCCACGCCGGCGCGGTGCTCGCCGCGGGGCTGGAGACGCTGGCGGCGCGTGGGGAGATCCCCGAAAAGGTGGGCCTCGTGCCGGCGCCGACGCGGGCGAAGGCGGCGCGGGCGCGCGGGGGAGACCCCGTGGAGGCGCTGTGCCGCGCCTCTGGGCGGCCGACGTGGCCGGTGCTTTCGCTTGCCTCCGGCACCGCCGACCAGTCGACGCTCGGGGCGCAGCAGCGCCGGGAGAACCTGTCGGGACGGGTCGCGGCGACGGGGGCGCCGGCCGGGGCGCTCGTGGTGGTCGACGACGTGGTGACGACGGGGGCGACGCTGCAGGCGAGCGTCGAAAAGCTGCTTGCGCTCGGTGGGGACGTTGTGGCGTGCCTCGTACTGTGTGCCGCGTGA
- the hpf gene encoding ribosome hibernation-promoting factor, HPF/YfiA family, producing the protein MTSAGSNEVLSPEAQVTITGRNVEVPEHFQDRVNAKLAKIEKLDPTLTFFHVELQHEPNPRREAHAQRIQITATGKGHLARAEAKEDSFYAALESAVGKLERSLRKVKVRREISRSGHRAPKSAGEIAAQLEAEAREARSAAEQEAGADPYAHLVEDFQPGQIVRRKEHPATPMSVDDALSEMELVGHDFFLFIDKETSRPSVVYRRHAYDYGLIALDTD; encoded by the coding sequence ATGACATCTGCAGGCAGCAACGAAGTCCTGAGCCCCGAGGCCCAGGTGACCATCACTGGCCGCAACGTTGAGGTCCCTGAGCACTTCCAGGATCGTGTGAACGCGAAGCTGGCCAAGATCGAAAAGCTCGATCCGACCCTGACCTTCTTCCACGTCGAACTGCAGCACGAGCCCAACCCCCGCCGCGAAGCGCACGCGCAGCGCATCCAGATCACCGCGACGGGCAAGGGCCACCTCGCCCGCGCGGAGGCGAAGGAGGACAGCTTCTACGCTGCGCTCGAGTCGGCCGTCGGCAAGCTGGAGCGCTCCTTGCGCAAGGTGAAGGTGCGCCGCGAGATCTCTCGCTCGGGACACCGCGCCCCGAAGTCCGCTGGCGAGATCGCCGCGCAGCTCGAGGCCGAGGCCCGCGAGGCACGCTCCGCGGCCGAGCAGGAGGCTGGGGCGGACCCCTACGCCCACCTCGTCGAGGACTTCCAGCCTGGCCAGATCGTGCGCCGCAAGGAACACCCCGCCACCCCGATGAGCGTTGACGACGCCCTGTCCGAGATGGAGCTCGTGGGGCACGACTTCTTCCTCTTCATCGACAAGGAAACCTCGCGCCCCTCCGTGGTCTACCGGCGCCACGCCTACGACTACGGCCTGATCGCGCTCGACACCGACTAG
- the secA gene encoding preprotein translocase subunit SecA: protein MFGLSTLLRAGEGRTVKRLSKIADQVIDLEEEYAALTDAELMAKTAEFREKLAEGATLDDILLDAFATAREASWRVLGQKHYKVQIMGGAALHFGSVAEMKTGEGKTLTSVLPAYLNGLEGKGVHIVTVNDYLAKRDAEMMGRVHHFLGLEVGVILSELRPPERRAAYAADITYGTNNELGFDYLRDNMTRSTGDMVQRGHNFAIVDEVDSILIDEARTPLIISGPVDGSSQFYNVFAQLAPRMREGIHYEVDRRKRTVGVSEEGVEFVEDQLGIDNLYAPEHSQLVSYLNNALKAKELFERDKDYIIRQGEVLIVDSFTGRVLSGRRYNEGMHQAIEAKENVEIKNENQTLATVTLQNYFRLYDKLAGMTGTAETEAAELHQIYGLNVVAIPPNKTNQRVDRDDLVYKTQEAKFAAVAEDIAEHVAKGQPVLVGTTSVERSEYLSQLLTRKGVKHNVLNAKHHEEEGRIIAEAGLPGKVTVSTNMAGRGTDIVLGGNPEVLLDAKLQEQGLDPFEDQERYQEAWNEQLPQAKERSKQLGDQVRASGGLYVIGTERHESRRIDNQLRGRSGRQGDPGETRFYLSIRDDLMVRFVGQSLENMMDRLNVPDDVPIEAKMVSNAIKGAQARVENQNFEMRKNVLKYDEVLNEQRKVVYRERLEILDSKDIKDQVRRMIGDTVGAYVDGATREGYVEDWDLGELWSALDSLYGPSVTAEELVEGSEFGRPGEISASQLRSALVEDAQKQYDALESNVAEIGGEEQMRNLERMVILPIIDTKWREHLYEMDYLKEGIGLRAMAQRDPLVEYQKEGGDMFNAMNEAIQEETVRQLFMMRRQFEQQPAEQEGTTSA from the coding sequence GTGTTTGGACTGTCAACGCTGCTGCGCGCCGGCGAAGGCCGGACCGTCAAGCGCCTGAGCAAGATCGCCGACCAGGTCATCGACCTCGAGGAGGAGTACGCCGCGCTCACCGACGCGGAGCTCATGGCCAAAACAGCGGAGTTCCGAGAAAAGCTCGCCGAGGGAGCGACGCTCGACGACATCCTCCTTGATGCCTTCGCCACCGCCCGGGAGGCTTCCTGGCGCGTTTTGGGGCAGAAGCACTACAAGGTGCAGATCATGGGCGGCGCCGCCCTGCACTTCGGATCCGTCGCCGAGATGAAGACCGGCGAGGGCAAGACCCTGACCTCCGTGCTGCCCGCCTACCTCAACGGGCTGGAGGGCAAGGGCGTGCACATCGTCACGGTCAACGACTACCTGGCCAAGCGCGACGCCGAGATGATGGGCCGTGTCCACCACTTCCTCGGCCTGGAGGTCGGCGTGATCCTGTCGGAGCTTCGCCCGCCGGAGCGTCGGGCCGCCTACGCCGCGGACATCACCTACGGCACCAACAACGAGCTGGGCTTCGACTACCTGCGCGACAACATGACCCGCTCGACGGGGGACATGGTGCAGCGCGGCCACAACTTCGCCATCGTCGACGAGGTTGACTCCATCCTGATCGACGAGGCCCGCACCCCCCTCATCATCTCGGGACCGGTGGACGGCTCGAGCCAGTTCTACAATGTGTTCGCCCAGCTCGCCCCGCGCATGCGCGAGGGCATCCACTACGAGGTGGACAGGCGCAAGCGCACCGTCGGCGTGAGCGAGGAGGGCGTCGAGTTCGTCGAGGACCAGCTCGGCATCGATAACCTCTACGCGCCCGAGCACTCGCAGCTGGTCAGCTACCTCAACAACGCCCTCAAGGCGAAGGAGCTGTTCGAGCGCGACAAGGATTACATCATCCGGCAGGGCGAGGTGCTCATCGTCGACAGCTTCACCGGCCGCGTTCTCTCGGGGCGCCGCTACAACGAAGGCATGCACCAGGCGATCGAGGCGAAGGAAAACGTCGAGATCAAAAACGAGAACCAGACGCTGGCAACCGTCACGCTGCAGAACTACTTCCGCCTCTACGACAAGCTCGCCGGCATGACCGGTACCGCCGAGACCGAGGCCGCCGAGCTGCACCAGATCTACGGGCTCAACGTGGTGGCGATCCCGCCGAACAAGACCAACCAGCGCGTCGACCGCGACGACCTGGTGTACAAGACCCAGGAGGCGAAGTTCGCGGCGGTTGCCGAGGACATCGCCGAGCACGTGGCGAAGGGCCAGCCCGTGCTGGTGGGCACCACGTCCGTGGAGCGCTCCGAGTACCTGTCGCAGCTGCTGACGCGCAAGGGCGTCAAGCACAACGTCCTCAACGCCAAGCACCACGAGGAGGAGGGCCGCATCATCGCCGAGGCCGGCCTGCCCGGCAAGGTCACCGTGTCCACGAACATGGCCGGGCGCGGTACCGACATCGTGCTGGGCGGAAACCCCGAGGTTCTCCTCGACGCGAAGCTCCAGGAGCAGGGGCTCGACCCCTTTGAGGACCAGGAGCGCTACCAGGAGGCCTGGAACGAGCAGCTCCCGCAGGCGAAGGAGCGCTCCAAGCAGCTCGGCGACCAGGTCCGCGCCAGCGGCGGCCTGTACGTGATCGGCACCGAGCGCCACGAGTCGCGCCGCATCGACAATCAGCTGCGCGGCCGCTCCGGCCGCCAGGGGGATCCGGGCGAGACCCGTTTCTACCTGTCTATCCGCGATGACCTCATGGTGCGCTTCGTGGGTCAGTCCCTCGAGAACATGATGGACCGCCTCAATGTGCCTGACGACGTCCCGATCGAGGCGAAGATGGTCTCCAACGCCATCAAGGGCGCGCAGGCGCGCGTGGAAAACCAGAACTTCGAGATGCGCAAGAACGTGCTCAAGTACGACGAGGTGCTCAACGAGCAGCGCAAGGTGGTCTACCGCGAGCGCCTCGAGATCCTCGACTCCAAGGACATCAAGGACCAGGTCCGCCGCATGATCGGCGACACCGTCGGCGCCTACGTCGACGGTGCCACCCGGGAGGGCTACGTGGAGGACTGGGACCTGGGCGAGCTGTGGTCCGCCCTGGATTCCCTCTACGGCCCCTCCGTCACGGCCGAGGAGCTCGTCGAGGGCAGCGAGTTCGGCCGGCCGGGCGAAATCTCCGCATCCCAGCTGCGCAGCGCGCTCGTCGAGGATGCCCAGAAGCAGTACGACGCGCTCGAAAGCAACGTGGCCGAGATTGGCGGCGAGGAGCAGATGCGCAACCTCGAGCGAATGGTGATCCTGCCGATCATCGACACCAAGTGGCGCGAGCACCTCTACGAGATGGACTACCTCAAGGAAGGTATCGGCCTGCGCGCGATGGCCCAGCGCGACCCGCTGGTTGAGTACCAGAAGGAGGGCGGCGACATGTTCAACGCCATGAACGAGGCGATCCAGGAAGAGACGGTGCGCCAGCTGTTCATGATGCGCCGCCAGTTCGAGCAGCAGCCGGCCGAGCAGGAGGGCACGACCTCGGCTTAA
- a CDS encoding HAD hydrolase-like protein, whose amino-acid sequence MQGLIIDYAGVLDLDAEEQKRWSALIAAVKDKGIATAILSNEGAEGPAADAIREWEFRGTVDAALLSGEIGYEKPDRAAFQAAANAIDAPLVDCVLIDDDILNVRAAVEHGMIGILHTAFERTAVEIQSLFDIAGEF is encoded by the coding sequence ATGCAGGGACTGATCATTGACTACGCGGGGGTCCTCGACCTCGACGCCGAGGAGCAGAAGCGCTGGAGCGCGCTGATTGCCGCGGTCAAGGACAAGGGCATTGCCACCGCGATCCTGTCCAACGAGGGCGCCGAGGGGCCGGCCGCCGACGCGATCCGCGAGTGGGAGTTCCGCGGCACCGTCGACGCCGCCCTGCTGTCCGGGGAGATCGGGTACGAAAAGCCCGACCGCGCGGCGTTTCAGGCGGCCGCCAACGCCATCGACGCCCCGCTGGTGGATTGCGTGCTTATTGACGACGACATCCTGAACGTCCGCGCCGCCGTGGAGCACGGCATGATTGGCATCCTCCACACGGCCTTTGAGCGCACTGCCGTGGAGATCCAGTCCCTGTTCGACATCGCGGGGGAGTTTTAG
- a CDS encoding DUF6912 family protein gives MRVYVPATFGMLKTLSSEGVLHARNGWAFAVTPQLIEFYASGSQEELEEVAFDEASRTSIRLLTVGDEEQFPHRRVVVSADVDGVTGAPEMGESVVKLNGPVEFEQVAAIHVDIAESEEATAKAIKNIDAAELGDEDAELAVGDAQDNYMAFYDPSELAFLVELL, from the coding sequence GTGCGCGTCTACGTCCCTGCCACCTTCGGCATGCTCAAGACGCTGTCGTCCGAGGGCGTGCTGCACGCCCGCAACGGCTGGGCCTTCGCTGTGACCCCGCAGCTGATCGAGTTCTACGCCTCCGGGTCGCAGGAGGAGCTCGAGGAGGTCGCCTTCGACGAGGCCTCGCGCACGTCGATCCGGCTGCTCACCGTCGGCGACGAGGAACAGTTCCCGCACCGCCGCGTGGTTGTCTCCGCCGACGTGGATGGGGTGACTGGGGCGCCGGAGATGGGGGAGTCCGTGGTGAAGCTCAACGGCCCGGTCGAGTTCGAGCAGGTCGCCGCGATCCACGTGGACATCGCCGAATCCGAAGAGGCCACGGCCAAAGCAATCAAGAATATCGATGCCGCTGAGCTCGGTGACGAGGACGCGGAGCTGGCCGTCGGCGACGCCCAAGACAACTACATGGCCTTCTACGACCCGAGCGAGCTAGCGTTCCTCGTCGAGCTGCTTTAA
- the rsgA gene encoding ribosome small subunit-dependent GTPase A, producing MARRLADYDESDVRVRPGKGSRPRTKDRPRHADAVSGMVITKDRGRWGVALSETGTIVQCMRARELKRVSVEVGDRVGVVGDTSGAEGSLARIVKREERTSVLRRTADDTDPYERIIVANAELLLIVVAVADPPPRTGFVERALIAAFVGGVTPVVCLTKSDLADPAVFRAELEDLDVEVVEVGIDDPVDEVRRLIRNKLSALIGHSGVGKSTLVNRIVPDADRETGEVSGVGKGRHTSTQSVALEVPGGGWIIDTPGIRSFGLAHVAPEEVVRVFPDLEAAAENCPRGCTHLGPPADPECAWDELDPGSVTRRRALAVRRMLEALRSNNEWDLKQLDEER from the coding sequence GTGGCGCGGCGGCTGGCCGACTACGACGAATCCGACGTCCGGGTTCGCCCCGGGAAGGGCTCACGCCCGCGCACCAAGGACCGGCCCCGCCACGCGGACGCGGTCTCCGGGATGGTGATTACGAAGGACCGCGGGCGCTGGGGCGTCGCCCTTTCCGAGACGGGAACCATTGTGCAATGCATGCGCGCCCGCGAACTCAAGCGCGTCTCCGTGGAGGTCGGCGACCGCGTCGGCGTGGTGGGCGATACCTCCGGGGCAGAGGGCTCGCTCGCGCGCATCGTCAAACGCGAGGAGCGCACCTCGGTGCTGCGCCGCACCGCTGACGACACCGACCCCTACGAACGCATCATCGTCGCTAACGCCGAGCTATTGCTCATCGTCGTGGCGGTGGCCGACCCTCCCCCGCGGACCGGTTTTGTCGAACGCGCCCTCATCGCCGCCTTCGTCGGCGGGGTGACCCCCGTCGTGTGCCTGACCAAGTCCGACCTCGCCGACCCCGCGGTCTTCCGCGCCGAGCTCGAGGACCTGGACGTCGAGGTCGTGGAGGTAGGCATCGACGACCCCGTCGACGAGGTGCGCCGCCTGATCCGCAACAAGCTCTCCGCCCTGATTGGCCACTCCGGTGTCGGCAAGTCCACCCTGGTCAACCGGATCGTCCCGGATGCCGACCGGGAGACTGGCGAGGTCTCCGGGGTGGGCAAAGGCCGTCACACGTCCACCCAGTCCGTCGCCCTCGAGGTGCCCGGCGGCGGCTGGATCATCGACACCCCCGGCATCCGTTCCTTCGGCCTCGCCCACGTTGCTCCCGAGGAAGTCGTGCGCGTCTTCCCTGATCTCGAGGCGGCCGCCGAAAACTGCCCGCGGGGCTGCACCCACCTCGGCCCGCCCGCCGACCCGGAGTGCGCCTGGGACGAGCTCGACCCGGGCAGCGTCACGCGCCGACGCGCCCTCGCCGTGCGCCGCATGCTGGAGGCGCTGCGCTCCAACAACGAGTGGGACTTAAAGCAGCTCGACGAGGAACGCTAG
- the aroA gene encoding 3-phosphoshikimate 1-carboxyvinyltransferase translates to MTDLWPAPFAPAPLTHTQPVPGSKSMTNRAFILAALADGPSRIVGALRSRDTDLMRAALAALGAGFTDEADGSIRVTPAPLHGAEIDCGLAGTVMRFVPPVAALAEGTVLFDGDEQARSRPMNTILDALRALGVEVTGDSLPFSVSGRGRVPGGAVDIDASGSSQFVSGLLLAGARFDSGLTVRHTGANLPSAPHIEMTVAMLAHAGVTVNAAENSWSVSPQPIGGRTWIIEPDLSNAAAFLAAAAVTGGVVRVPNWPAATTQPGDAIRGILRRMGCEIELHASGATHDLEVRGPQRGTLRGIRVDMGDIGELTPTVAAVAAQATEPSELTGIAHLRGHETDRLKALTEEINKLGGHCEELSDGLRIHPAPLRGGTWASYADHRMATAGAIIGLTTRDVRVENIATTAKTLPGFADMWTDMVGV, encoded by the coding sequence ATGACTGACTTGTGGCCTGCGCCGTTCGCCCCCGCGCCCTTGACGCACACTCAGCCGGTGCCGGGGTCGAAATCGATGACCAACCGCGCCTTCATCCTGGCGGCGCTGGCGGACGGCCCGTCACGCATTGTCGGCGCCCTGCGCTCGCGGGACACCGACCTCATGCGCGCCGCCCTCGCGGCACTCGGCGCGGGTTTCACGGACGAGGCCGACGGCTCCATCCGCGTCACCCCGGCGCCGCTGCACGGCGCGGAGATCGACTGCGGCCTGGCGGGTACCGTCATGCGCTTCGTCCCCCCCGTCGCCGCGCTCGCCGAGGGCACAGTGCTTTTCGACGGCGACGAGCAAGCGCGCTCCCGCCCCATGAACACCATCCTCGACGCCCTGCGCGCCCTCGGCGTCGAGGTCACCGGCGATTCGCTGCCTTTTAGCGTCTCCGGCCGCGGCCGGGTCCCCGGCGGCGCCGTGGACATCGACGCCTCCGGCTCCTCGCAGTTCGTCTCCGGCCTGCTGCTCGCGGGCGCGCGCTTCGATTCCGGGCTTACCGTGCGCCACACCGGCGCCAACTTGCCTTCGGCACCCCACATCGAGATGACGGTGGCCATGCTCGCGCACGCGGGCGTGACCGTAAACGCGGCGGAAAACTCCTGGTCCGTCAGCCCTCAACCCATCGGGGGGCGCACCTGGATCATCGAGCCGGACCTGTCTAACGCGGCCGCCTTCCTCGCCGCCGCGGCCGTCACGGGCGGCGTGGTGCGCGTGCCCAACTGGCCGGCCGCGACGACCCAGCCCGGCGACGCGATCCGCGGTATCCTGCGGCGCATGGGCTGCGAGATCGAGCTCCACGCCTCCGGCGCCACCCATGACCTCGAGGTGCGCGGCCCGCAGCGCGGGACGCTGCGCGGCATCCGCGTCGACATGGGCGACATCGGCGAACTGACCCCCACCGTCGCCGCCGTGGCCGCGCAGGCCACGGAACCCTCCGAGCTGACCGGCATCGCCCACCTGCGCGGCCACGAAACCGACCGGCTTAAGGCGCTCACCGAGGAAATCAACAAGCTGGGCGGGCACTGCGAGGAGCTTTCCGACGGCCTGCGCATCCACCCCGCCCCCCTACGCGGCGGCACGTGGGCCTCCTACGCCGACCACCGCATGGCCACCGCCGGTGCGATCATCGGTCTGACCACCCGCGATGTCCGCGTGGAAAACATTGCTACCACCGCGAAGACGCTACCCGGCTTCGCGGACATGTGGACCGACATGGTGGGGGTGTAA
- a CDS encoding SOS response-associated peptidase, with amino-acid sequence MCGRFVLFTSGRDLLEEIGNLPGAGTVAAPDGTPPKRYNIAPTQQVPLVRFGEDGARLDAARWGLLPSWKKDDKGPALFNARGETVAQKPSFRSAFRARRGLMVLDGYYEWKQEGEGKQPFYVAPDTGLLFAAALWDTGCERLSTTMVTTDAAEQMRWLHHRLPLFLEPGEVEQWVHGTPEEALELVHPSRVAGRLQAREAAAEVGNVRNDYAELMSAN; translated from the coding sequence ATGTGTGGACGCTTCGTGTTGTTTACCTCGGGCCGCGACCTCCTCGAGGAAATCGGCAATCTGCCCGGCGCGGGTACCGTTGCCGCCCCCGACGGCACCCCGCCGAAGCGCTATAACATCGCGCCCACCCAGCAGGTGCCGCTTGTCCGCTTCGGCGAGGACGGCGCCCGGCTCGACGCCGCGAGGTGGGGGCTTCTACCGAGCTGGAAGAAGGACGATAAGGGCCCCGCCCTGTTCAACGCGCGCGGCGAGACCGTCGCGCAAAAACCCTCCTTCCGCTCGGCGTTTCGGGCACGGCGCGGCCTCATGGTCCTCGACGGCTACTACGAGTGGAAGCAGGAGGGCGAGGGCAAGCAGCCCTTCTACGTCGCCCCCGACACCGGCCTGCTGTTCGCGGCGGCGCTGTGGGATACCGGGTGCGAGCGGCTGTCCACGACGATGGTGACCACCGACGCGGCCGAGCAGATGCGGTGGCTGCACCACCGGTTGCCCCTCTTCCTCGAGCCGGGGGAGGTCGAGCAGTGGGTCCACGGCACCCCGGAGGAGGCCCTCGAGCTGGTGCACCCCTCGCGGGTGGCGGGCCGGCTTCAGGCGCGTGAGGCGGCGGCGGAGGTCGGCAACGTGCGCAACGACTACGCGGAGCTGATGTCGGCGAACTGA
- a CDS encoding aminoacyl-tRNA deacylase, protein MARRTRALEVLAGTAHEVLTYSPGRSDFGRDSAAKLGLDAGEVAKTLVIAGPDGSLAVCCVPVSRQLSLKRAAKALGWKRAEMAEPTRAQRSTGYIVGGISPLGTRTRMSTLIDASLAALDTLTVSAGQRGLSVRLAPGALAELTGAQFADISSA, encoded by the coding sequence GTGGCCCGCAGAACACGCGCCCTCGAGGTGCTCGCCGGCACCGCGCACGAGGTGCTCACCTACTCCCCCGGCCGCAGCGACTTCGGCCGGGATTCCGCCGCAAAGCTCGGGCTCGACGCGGGCGAGGTGGCGAAGACTCTGGTGATCGCGGGCCCAGACGGCTCCCTCGCCGTGTGCTGCGTGCCTGTCTCGCGCCAGCTCAGCCTCAAGCGCGCCGCCAAGGCCCTCGGCTGGAAGCGCGCTGAGATGGCCGAGCCTACCCGCGCGCAACGGTCCACGGGCTACATCGTCGGGGGCATCTCGCCGCTGGGCACGCGCACCCGTATGAGCACGCTTATCGACGCTTCCCTCGCCGCCCTCGACACCCTCACCGTCTCCGCGGGGCAGCGCGGCCTGTCCGTGCGCCTGGCCCCGGGTGCCCTCGCCGAGCTGACGGGCGCTCAGTTCGCCGACATCAGCTCCGCGTAG
- a CDS encoding sigma-70 family RNA polymerase sigma factor gives MADTADTDLRERFTDEAMPLLDQLYGGALRMTRNPQDAEDLVQETYLKAFNAFDSFKQGTNLKAWLYRIMTNTYINTYRKKQRRPLETSADDITDHQLYTSSSHDSTGLESAEVEALKAMPNTRISQALNELNEDYRMVVYYADVEGLAYKEIAEVMDIPLGTVMSRLHRGRKQLRAMLKDVANEQGIGLEPKDSTDSRSGN, from the coding sequence ATGGCCGACACAGCCGATACTGACCTGCGCGAGCGTTTCACCGACGAGGCGATGCCGCTGCTGGACCAGCTCTACGGCGGCGCGCTGCGGATGACGCGCAACCCCCAGGACGCGGAGGACCTCGTCCAGGAGACGTACCTGAAGGCGTTCAACGCCTTTGACAGCTTCAAGCAGGGCACGAACCTGAAGGCGTGGCTGTACCGCATCATGACGAACACGTACATCAACACCTACCGCAAGAAGCAGCGCCGGCCCCTCGAGACCTCCGCCGACGACATCACCGACCATCAGCTCTACACCTCCAGCTCTCACGACTCCACGGGCCTGGAATCCGCCGAGGTGGAGGCGCTGAAGGCCATGCCGAACACGCGGATTTCGCAGGCCCTCAACGAGCTCAACGAGGATTACCGCATGGTGGTCTACTACGCCGACGTCGAGGGGCTGGCCTACAAGGAGATCGCCGAGGTGATGGACATCCCCCTCGGAACGGTGATGTCGCGCCTGCACCGGGGAAGAAAACAGCTCCGCGCGATGTTGAAGGACGTGGCTAACGAACAAGGCATCGGGCTAGAGCCCAAGGACAGCACAGATTCAAGGAGTGGGAACTAA